The nucleotide window TGTGTCTTGCTTCGGTGAGACAGTAATAATTCCACCATCCCCTGATGTACATATTCAATTTATCAATGATCTGGGGAAGACTTAGACCACAGTTCCGGTTTGTTAATTCTCGAACCCTTTCTTTGAAGCGCTCGATTGTTTTCCGGTGTATGCGGATCTTGGTCTTGCCGCACATACTGATAAATGTGTAGCCGAGAAATTTGTCCAGCCATGGTCGGCTGACCTTGCTTTTCTCTTCATTGACCTTGAGCCTGAGCTTTACGGTTATAAACCGTGTAACACTTTTCATAACACGTTTGGCCGCTTTCTTGCTCTTGAGATATATGACAAAGTCATCAGCGTATCTGACAAATTTATGCCCTCTTTTCTCCAACTCTTTATCCAGTTCATCCAAAACGATATTTGAAATCACTGGTGAAAGAGGGCCGCCTTGAGGAGTTCCTTCAGCGGCAGATACAACCACCCCGTCGATCATGACACCGGCTGTTAAGTAACTTCGGATAAGCTTGAGAACCCGCTTATCCTTTATTCTTTCAGCCAGACGGCTCATGAGGCGGTCATGGTTCACTCTGTCGAAAAATTTGGAAAGATCCATATTAACAGAGTGTGTATATCCTGAGAGCAGATAAACTTTGCCTTGGAGTATGGCATCATGCTGGGATCTTCCAGGTCTGAATCCATGACTGGACTCAGAAAAATGCGGGTCCCATATTTGCTGCAATATCTCGCTGACGGCTTGCTGGATCAAACGATCCAAAACTGTTGGAATGCCGAGCAGTCTTACTCCGCCATCGGGTTTAGGAATTTCTTTCCTTTTCACCGGTAATGGCTTGTAGTTTCCCTGCAGCAACTTTCCCTTAACTTTGGGCCAGTGGCGTCTGAGGTAACCCGGTAGTTGATCAACGGTCATGTTGTCGATTCCAGGTGCCCCTTTGTTGCTACGGACCCTTTTTAATGCTCTGAACATGTTTCCCCTTTCAAGGATAAACTCCATGAGTCGGGAACTTTCTGTCGGACTTTCGGTGATCTGTAACGCTGTGAACATTTCCATCTGCTGTGGCAATATGTCCATAAGTATACACCTCCTATTTGTCTCTATCATTTACCCGTACCATTCGGTCCGGGCACCGTTCGGGCCTTCACCGGGGTGAGTCCTCCGTGGAATTCACGGCTCGTTTTCCTGCGGCTACTATGCCCTCTGCTGACTTCTTCCATGCGGTCGGAGCAGGTTACCCTGCCCTCAGTCAATTTCTGCCGCACGCGGCATCCCAGGGCAGCATGGAAGATCTCCCGGGGTAAAACACACGTCTTTCAATACGTGGGTGCCGAGTATACGGACATTGCCTATAATGGATAGAGGACTTTACCTTGTGTTGCAGGCTCGTCCCGCAAATGCACGCCTAACTCGATTTCTGTACGTCACCCCGTACTTTTGTGCCACTCCGCCTCGGCGAAGCCACTGCCTTCCGGAGTACCGTCACCGGGACCCCGTTGTGATAACACTATGCCCTTCGCCTCCATCTGGCTGGGCTTGGGACTTGCCTTGACTTCCATAAAGGAAGATGCAGGCTCACCCTTAAGACGTGTGCCGTGCCCGGCACACAACAGGCGGGTGAACCGGACAGCAAGGGTCTCATTCTTTTTAAAGGTTGAAAAAACTTTTGAATGATGTGCTTTTAATCAACTTTTTTTGGAAACCCTTGCTGCCCGTTACCCAAGCGTTAGGGGTTAAAATGAATATACCTGCTCATACATACAGAAAATTAACTGGTTTTGACAATCCAGATACTGCTCCATATATAAGAGCAAAATTGTTTTTATATTTTGTAACCTGTATTGTTGAAATGAGAGGTGAAATGACTCCATCTGTCATAAAGGACAGATTATACGATTGGGGCTATGAAGACATAACTGTTGATGAAATCCAAAATCAATTCGAAAATGATCCAGATGTGCGTCACTCTAGAAACAGACGTGGTACATACGAAATAAATCCTGCATCAACACATGATATATCAGAAAAATATAAATTAAAATCTTATGAATTAAGTGATTGGAGATTCAAAGTACTATCAGTTCCTATGGTTATTACGTCACTTGCCATGTTAATTGTGTTAGCTATAACTGGTTACCATATTGTAATTAAAAGCGTTGAAATACGTGATATCTCATGGGGAGAGTTCAAAGGCAAGACTAAATTTAACGACAATAAAGTATCTGATGAAACAAGGGCAAAACTCATACTATATTTCATAACAGAACATATAAAACTTAGGTATGATATGACCCCTGATGTATTAATTAATCGTTTACACGATCAAGGGTACACAAAAGCAGAGCTGAACAAGTTGATTTCATCTATAAAAAAAGATGACGATTTTTTGCCATCAACCCAGAGACAAGGGGCTTATAGGATAAATCCAAAATCTGTTAGTAAATATAGAGAAATGCTTAGTATTCAATTTCCAAAAAATAATCATCTTACTATTAATTGGTTTATGAAACATATACCTTTAAGTGGTTGGATTAAATTTATTTGCATTTTTGCTTCAATCATATCAGCCTCTTTTGGTGTTGGTTTGGTAGTTGGGTATTTAAAATCAAAAGAATCATAGAAAAACGGCCTCTTTTGTATTTTGGTTTACACTTTCCAGAACAAGACTCCCTCTTTGAGGGACACTATCTCAAAAAAATGTAAAGCACTTTGAGGGTCATATGAAGGATGCCGAAAAACCTCTAAAATAACACGGTTAAGATTGATGCCATAAAAAACCTATCGGGATAGGACCCCCCATCACTGAGGAGCCCTCCCACACCACCGGACATACGGATCGCGTATCCGGCGGTTCGGCTGATCAGGCAGATTAGTTCCCGGGCAGAAATAATCCAAGAGAAAGGAAATATTTGTTTGGCAGAGCCATGACAACCCATTTAACCCTGCTCATGCGCCAGTGTTTCTTGCGGGAATTTCCGCAAGTGATGGCATATTGAAACGGTATGCCTCGTTTAAGCAGGTTCCGGATTTTCGTTCCGGGATTTTTCCACTGTTTCCATACAACACATCTCAAGCGGCGGATAATCCAGCCGTTCAAGGACTTGAATATGTGTCTTGCTTCGGTGAGACAGTAATAATTCCACCATCCCCTGATGTACATATTCAATTTATCAATGATCTGGGGAAGACTTAGACCACAGTTCCGGTTTGTTAATTCTCGAACCCTTTCTTTGAAGCGCTCGATTGTTTTCCGGTGTATGCGGATCTTGGTCTTGCCGCACATACTGATAAATGTGTAGCCGAGAAATTTGTCCAGCCATGGTCGGCTGGCCTTGCTTTTCTCTTCATTGACCTTGAGCCTGAGCTTTACGGTTATAAACCGTGTAACACTTTTCATAACACGTTCGGCCGCTTTCTTGCTCTTGAGATATATGACAAAGTCATCAGCGTATCTGACAAATTTATGCCCTCTTTTCTCCAACTCTTTATCCAGTTCATCCAAAACGATATTTGAAATCACTGGTGAAAGAGGGCCGCCTTGAGGAGTTCCTTCAGCGGCAGATACAACCACCCCGTCGATCATGACACCGGCTGTTAAGTAACTTCGGATAAGCTTGAGAACCCGCTTATCCTTTATTCTTTCAGCCAGACGGCTCATGAGGCGGTCATGGTTCACTCTGTCGAAAAATTTGGAAAGATCCATATTAACAGAGTGTGTATATCCTGAGAGCAGATAAACTTTGCCTTGGAGTATGGCATCATGCTGGGATCTTCCAGGTCTGAATCCATGACTGGACTCAGAAAAATGCGGGTCCCATATTTGCTGCAATATCTCGCTGACGGCTTGCTGGATCAAACGATCCAAAACTGTTGGAATGCCGAGCAGTCTTACTCCGCCATCGGGTTTAGGAATTTCTTTCCTTTTCACCGGTAATGGCTTGTAGTTTCCCTGCAGCAACTTTCCCTTAACTTTGGGCCAGTGGCGTCTGAGGTAACCCGGTAGTTGATCAACGGTCATGTTGTCGATTCCAGGTGCCCCTTTGTTGCTACGGACCCTTTTTAATGCTCTGAACATGTTTCCCCTTTCAAGGATAAATTCCATGAGTCGGGAACTTTCTGTCGGACTTTCGGTGATCTGTAACGCTGTGAACATTTCCATCTGCTGTGGCAATATGTCCATAAGTATACACCTCCTATTTGTCTCTATCATTTACCCGTACCATTCGGTCCGGGCACCGTTCGGGCCTTCACCGGGGTGAGTCCTCCGTGGAATTCACGGCTCGTTTTCCTGCGGCTACTATGCCCTCTGCTGACTTCTTCCATGCGGTCGGAGCAGGTTACCCTGCCCTCAGCCAATTTCTGCCGCACGCGGCATCCCAGGGCAGCATGGAAGATCTCCCGGGGTAAAACACACGTCTTTCAATACGTGGGTGCCGAGTATACGGACATTGCCTATAATGGATAGAGGACTTTACCTTGTGTTGCAGGCTCGTCCCGCAAATGCACGCCTAACTCGATTTCTGTACGTCACCCCGTACTTTTGTGCCACTCCGCCTCGGCGAAGCCACTGCCTTCCGGAGTACCGTCACCGGGACCCCGTTGTGATAACACTATGCCCTTCGCCTCCATCTGGCTGGGCTTGGGACTTGCCTTGACTTCCATAAAGGAAGATGCAGGCTCACCCTTAAGACGTGTACCGTGCCCGGCACACAACAAATAAAGGATTAGTAACCGTGCCGAGGCACGAGGCTCGGTACTAATCCTATGGTTCAAGAAGCCGCGGATCAATAGGGGGAAAGGTTAACGATTTGCTGGATGTGTTTATGACAAGATGTGATTAAAATATCAAAAGATGGCCTTTATCCTGATGTAAAAATCAAAATTCAGGTCGTTTTCAGCCCTTAAAACCCAGGTCAAAAATTAAAATACCGTCAATTTGGCGTACGGATACTGAAGCATGTCGATAGTCATTTATCAGGCTGTTTTTAAAGTCGAGCAACACCGGGTAGTCAGTTTTGTGAAGTTATCCGGGCCTGCCTCTTGGTTCCGGCTTTGCAAAGAAAATAAATTTCAAATCATGCCCGCAATGGCTGCATTTAATACCCGGTATTTCAAGTTCCGGGATTTTAATAAAAAGAGCAATAATGTCATGGATGAATGAGATGAGTTCACGGATTTTTTCTATGGACAATGCGCTGTTGGGATTGAGAAATCCATAATGTCTAATTTTCATAAACCCTTTGGGAAGAACATGCTGCAAGAACCGTCGGATAAACTCCATGGCATCCAATGCCATAGTTTTCCACTTCTTTTTTTCACGGTCTTTATATAAAAATTTGATGACGCCATTTTCAATGCTTTTAATACGATTATTGGAGATGGCAACCCGGAACAAATATCTTGAAAGATAGCGCAGGGAATTTTGTCCCTGCGCCACGGCCTGGCTGTCAATCACCCATTGCTGTTTCCATACTGCGGAATCAATTTTATCGAGCAGCCCGGCTTTTTTTATGGCATCTTTGAATTTGGCTTTAAAAATGACCGCCAGAGGTTTTGTGTGAACAAACAGATCCTGTCTGGAAGAAAGCCATTGGTCATTATCAGATAAAGCACCTCCGGGAATTATTATATGCAAATGTGGATGATACTGAAGCATGCCGCCCCATGTGTGGAGGGCTGCCAGATATCCGATTCGATCAGATCCGATAAACCGTGTATCTTGTGCCAGTTTTTTCAGGGCTTCATTGGTGCATGAAAACAGGGCACCATAAGATAATTTTTGATGAGACCTTACAACATCCCGCAGGCCCTGGGGAAGTGTAATGGTTAACAGGAAATAATAGGTCGGCAGCAGCTTTTTCATCTGCTGATCCAGCCATTGGTCCGCTTTACTCTGCTGACAGTTGGGACAATGACGATTGCCGCAGCAGCAGTGAATAAAATGCAGATTACGGCAGTCATCACATTCATACACCATTGTTCCAAAGGAACCCTTTCTGCAGGCACTGATATCCCGTATGGTTTTTTTATGAGACTTCGGCATTCGATCTCCATAAAGTGTCAGATATTTCGGCCCATACATTTGGAAGATTTTTTGAACAGCACTCATGACAACACCCCCTGCATGACTTTGGAAACTTTGTCATTGGAATCAACTTGGGCCTGTGTGGTTACATGCAGATAAATCATGGTGCTTTTAAGGGTTTTATGGCCTAATATTTTTTGCACATGGCGTATGGGGATATTAGCTTCCAGCAAATGCGTCGCATAGGCATGGCGGAAGATATGAGGGTGAACATGTTTTTTAAACTTCAGGCGTTTCAAAGTAGATCGCAAAACGCCTTGAACCCCACTGTCACTGACATGATTTTTGGCATATTGAGCGTCCTTACCGCCATTGCGGCCCAAAGCAGGGAATATCCATTTTGAATTACGATGGGTTTTATAGTATTTGCGCAACGTCAACAGGGTTATTTTGGGTAAAGGCACCGTCCTGTCCATGGCACCCTTTCCACCGTGAATATGCACAAGTCCCCTGTCGGAAAGAATATCTTTGACCTGAAGTGTTGTTGCCTCCCTTAAACGCAGTCCCATGGAATATAATGTCAAATAAAATGCATGACTTTGCACAGTGGGAAGGGCATAAATAATCTTTCTGACTTCCTCCAGACTCAGAATAGTCGGTAAGGTCTGCTCACGCTTCCATTTGATGTCGTTGAAAATGTTCCAGGACCGGACCAGCGTTTTGGTAAAAAAATGCTGAATACCAGAGTAACTGATCCGCAGAGTAGCAGCGCTCCAGCCGAATTCATTCTGGCAGCAAAGCCAGTATTGACGGAGCTGTTCTTCAGTGATATCTTCTAATGGTTTATTGTAAAAGCGATGTAGTCTTAAAACCGAACTGGTATAGGATTGAATGCTCCTTTTTGCATAACCGGCAAGTTGGAGATCTTCTTTAAAACGTTTGATTAAATTGCTCATGGTATCTTCCTTTTTTCTTTAACCTTGTCGGGTGAAGATACCGACCTGCAAGCCGGTAACAAGATACCATGAGCAATGGAATTGAACAATGATGATACGGCTTAATCTGCCGCGTAGCGGCTTACTTGAACAAAACGCTGCAGCTGACCGGGGGGAGCTAGCGGCTCTTTGAACGTGCTTGGTTTTAGAAAAAACTTGGCTTTTAGAAAGTGCTCGGCTATATGCCCCCCGGCCAGCTGAGCTCCCCGTTATATTCAGATTCAACAACCTTAGAAATGGAGAAACAATGTCAAATCGAATTACACCTATAAAAAAAACCGTTTATGGGTTTGTAATTGCTGCAATTTTAGTTTTAGTCAATTCTGGTGTAGCCATTACAAGCCTCTCCAAATCAAGTAAAGTTATTTCAAAACTGGCAACTATTCAGAATATCGATGAAAGAAATGAAATCACAATGAATCTGATTCAGTTCCAAGCAAACGCAAATAAGAAATTAATCATTTCTTCGATAACATCTGTTGCTGTAATTTTATTAACTGGCACAATGATTGGGCGTGCATTAATTGCGACAGAGAAGAAAAGTTAAATGAGATATGAGATAATTCATCAGCCATTTTGAATATAACAAATAAAGGATTAGTAACCGTGCCGAGGCACGAGGCTCGGTACTAATCCTATGGTTCAAGAAGCTGCGGATCAATAGGGGGAAAGGTTAACGATTTGCTGGATGTGTTTATGACAAGATGTGATTAAAATATCAAAAGATGGCCTTTATCCTGATGTAAAAATCAAAATTCAGGTCGTTTTCAGCCCTTAAAACCCAGGTCAAAAATTAAAATACCGTCAATTTGGCGTACGGATACTGAAGCATGTCGATAGTCATTTATCAGGCTGTTTTTAAAGTCGAGCAACACCGGGTAGTCAGTTTTGTGAAGTTATCCGGGCCTGCCTCTTGGTTCCGGCTTTGCAAAGAAAATAAATTTCAAATCATGCCCGCAATGGCTGCATTTAATACCCGGTATTTCAAGTTCCG belongs to Desulfobacula toluolica Tol2 and includes:
- a CDS encoding IS91 family transposase; the encoded protein is MSAVQKIFQMYGPKYLTLYGDRMPKSHKKTIRDISACRKGSFGTMVYECDDCRNLHFIHCCCGNRHCPNCQQSKADQWLDQQMKKLLPTYYFLLTITLPQGLRDVVRSHQKLSYGALFSCTNEALKKLAQDTRFIGSDRIGYLAALHTWGGMLQYHPHLHIIIPGGALSDNDQWLSSRQDLFVHTKPLAVIFKAKFKDAIKKAGLLDKIDSAVWKQQWVIDSQAVAQGQNSLRYLSRYLFRVAISNNRIKSIENGVIKFLYKDREKKKWKTMALDAMEFIRRFLQHVLPKGFMKIRHYGFLNPNSALSIEKIRELISFIHDIIALFIKIPELEIPGIKCSHCGHDLKFIFFAKPEPRGRPG
- a CDS encoding tyrosine-type recombinase/integrase; this translates as MSNLIKRFKEDLQLAGYAKRSIQSYTSSVLRLHRFYNKPLEDITEEQLRQYWLCCQNEFGWSAATLRISYSGIQHFFTKTLVRSWNIFNDIKWKREQTLPTILSLEEVRKIIYALPTVQSHAFYLTLYSMGLRLREATTLQVKDILSDRGLVHIHGGKGAMDRTVPLPKITLLTLRKYYKTHRNSKWIFPALGRNGGKDAQYAKNHVSDSGVQGVLRSTLKRLKFKKHVHPHIFRHAYATHLLEANIPIRHVQKILGHKTLKSTMIYLHVTTQAQVDSNDKVSKVMQGVLS
- the ltrA gene encoding group II intron reverse transcriptase/maturase, translated to MIETNRRCILMDILPQQMEMFTALQITESPTESSRLMEFILERGNMFRALKRVRSNKGAPGIDNMTVDQLPGYLRRHWPKVKGKLLQGNYKPLPVKRKEIPKPDGGVRLLGIPTVLDRLIQQAVSEILQQIWDPHFSESSHGFRPGRSQHDAILQGKVYLLSGYTHSVNMDLSKFFDRVNHDRLMSRLAERIKDKRVLKLIRSYLTAGVMIDGVVVSAAEGTPQGGPLSPVISNIVLDELDKELEKRGHKFVRYADDFVIYLKSKKAAERVMKSVTRFITVKLRLKVNEEKSKASRPWLDKFLGYTFISMCGKTKIRIHRKTIERFKERVRELTNRNCGLSLPQIIDKLNMYIRGWWNYYCLTEARHIFKSLNGWIIRRLRCVVWKQWKNPGTKIRNLLKRGIPFQYAITCGNSRKKHWRMSRVKWVVMALPNKYFLSLGLFLPGN
- the ltrA gene encoding group II intron reverse transcriptase/maturase; this encodes MIETNRRCILMDILPQQMEMFTALQITESPTESSRLMEFILERGNMFRALKRVRSNKGAPGIDNMTVDQLPGYLRRHWPKVKGKLLQGNYKPLPVKRKEIPKPDGGVRLLGIPTVLDRLIQQAVSEILQQIWDPHFSESSHGFRPGRSQHDAILQGKVYLLSGYTHSVNMDLSKFFDRVNHDRLMSRLAERIKDKRVLKLIRSYLTAGVMIDGVVVSAAEGTPQGGPLSPVISNIVLDELDKELEKRGHKFVRYADDFVIYLKSKKAAKRVMKSVTRFITVKLRLKVNEEKSKVSRPWLDKFLGYTFISMCGKTKIRIHRKTIERFKERVRELTNRNCGLSLPQIIDKLNMYIRGWWNYYCLTEARHIFKSLNGWIIRRLRCVVWKQWKNPGTKIRNLLKRGIPFQYAVTCGNSRKKHWRMSRVKWVVMALPNKYFLSLGLFLPGN